A portion of the Pirellulales bacterium genome contains these proteins:
- a CDS encoding DUF1570 domain-containing protein: protein MQALTPAGDDFVAGRTRWQARGWLSMVLAICGQMILPLTLSAEPPRVTFELTLAGERLEGRPLAWSEDNVLLLTRAGALKSFHPNQATDFRQTARDFTSYPASVMKARLEAELGHDFTVTSTGHFLVATQSGKARAWAERFEEMYRSFVMYFQVRGFQLAEPEFPLVAVVLDRQADFIRYSTNQGVAATPEMLGYYLGGTNRVALFDLDGGKSTRNWQQNMATIVHEAAHQAAFNTGIHNRWSPPPRWVAEGLGTMFEAPGVWDSRGYPRREDRINRDRLAQFRTYVKERRPEDALLRLIADDRFFDADPDAGYAEAWAFTFFLVEQHPREYARYLQLTANREAFTDYPPQARLTDFVSVFGKDFRLLNARYLRFMEELR, encoded by the coding sequence GGTTGTCTATGGTCCTGGCCATTTGCGGGCAGATGATTTTGCCTCTGACGTTGTCGGCGGAACCGCCGCGGGTGACCTTTGAACTGACTTTGGCTGGCGAGCGGCTAGAGGGGCGGCCGCTCGCCTGGTCGGAGGATAACGTTCTGCTGCTGACCCGCGCGGGGGCGCTCAAATCATTTCACCCTAATCAAGCAACGGATTTTCGCCAGACCGCGCGTGATTTTACTAGCTATCCCGCCAGCGTCATGAAAGCCCGGCTAGAAGCCGAACTAGGACATGATTTTACGGTCACATCCACCGGGCATTTTTTGGTCGCCACCCAATCCGGCAAAGCCCGCGCCTGGGCGGAGCGGTTTGAAGAAATGTACCGTTCATTCGTGATGTATTTTCAGGTGCGGGGGTTTCAACTGGCGGAGCCGGAATTTCCGCTCGTGGCCGTGGTGTTGGACCGGCAGGCCGATTTTATCAGGTATTCGACCAATCAAGGGGTGGCCGCGACGCCGGAAATGCTGGGCTATTACCTGGGAGGAACCAACCGCGTGGCCCTCTTTGACCTGGATGGGGGAAAATCCACTCGCAACTGGCAGCAAAATATGGCGACCATTGTGCATGAAGCGGCCCACCAGGCGGCGTTTAACACCGGCATCCATAATCGCTGGTCGCCGCCGCCGCGGTGGGTGGCGGAGGGGTTGGGGACCATGTTTGAAGCCCCCGGCGTGTGGGATTCGCGAGGCTATCCCCGACGCGAGGATCGCATCAATCGCGACCGGCTAGCGCAGTTTAGGACATATGTAAAAGAACGCCGTCCGGAAGACGCGTTGTTGCGACTAATTGCCGATGACCGTTTTTTTGACGCCGACCCGGATGCGGGTTATGCCGAGGCGTGGGCGTTCACGTTTTTTCTGGTGGAGCAACACCCACGGGAATACGCGCGGTATTTGCAACTGACGGCCAATCGCGAGGCATTTACGGATTATCCACCGCAAGCGCGGTTGACGGACTTTGTCAGTGTGTTTGGCAAGGACTTTCGCTTGCTGAACGCGCGGTATTTAAGGTTTATGGAGGAACTGCGGTGA